The following DNA comes from Centropristis striata isolate RG_2023a ecotype Rhode Island chromosome 3, C.striata_1.0, whole genome shotgun sequence.
aaaatacaattttatgtcaACAACGCCAAGATAAAGGAATGTTTTCgcgtttttcaaaaataataaaccagatgacactttttcagtaaaaataatgctttaccatttggattgttgtgtaaatcaaccccaaGTCACTCTATAATtgaatgtgatacatttttagattaaaaaacacatgtgacaccctggacatcattcattcattggtatcatttgtatcattattgcattggtattatttatgtaattaactggGACACCCCCTTAAATGTGtgaagacatatcaggctgacaatagcataatgtaaacaacactgccagaGCCGCAGTTTgtagtaggtgtgtgaatgatcaacaatcaatattattggcagaaataaaGGGCCccgaaattgaattttgctttgggccccatggaggcttgggccggctctgattACGGCTCACTTTCCCGCAGCTCTCAAACGCCCCCACCCCGCCCTGAAGTGCACGCAGTCAGGTGTAGTGGGTATGAATGGccgaggccccgccccctgctcCTGAAGAGCGTCCTGCTGTGTGAACCAGTCAGGTCCACAGCGGATACCTCACCTCAAGCAGCTCGTCACCGCGCCTCAGGTAAAAACTTGCTTTATTAAACTTTTACGACTAAAACTTTGGTGAAATGTTTTAACAATGAAGTTGTCTTTGTTCAGGAATCTAGCGGTAACCTGTGGATATAGAATTCGTTTTTGGTCTGTTTTAGACATTCTTTACAAGGTTTGCTGCAGTCTAGTGtatttttgagtttgttttttgggaTCAACAAGGGACATACAGCTAATGCTATCTGAAGTATATCTTTATCATCTTTTCATATATACCCCCTGACTTCTGGGTTCCCTAACTCTATGccttagtgtgtttttttttttaattaaaaaatggtctCAGCAACCTGCAGAGCCATAAGTAACAACTATCTTttgaaacaagcaaacaaatgaTTCAAGGGAGTCTGTTCCCCATGAACTAAAGTTTAATTATAAGCCTGTActtcaatttattttctttcaaagtTAGCTCCTAACAAGTATAACGCATTAATTCAAAATACAAAGTGGTTGTGAAATATCCTGTGGTTCATATTATAAGAGTTTTTTTATGTGATCAGAATGTAGTCTTAAAAATGTTACAGTCATTTTCTGAGATAgtaacttttattattttcacaaaTTGGTATATCAACCTTTGGATGTACTACTCTTATATTAGTGCAATTCAGCATACATTATTAGAAGGCCAGAGTTCATTGGCCTTTCAGGGCCAGGATTATAAACCGACCCAGTTTTTGTCCTGTCAGGGAATCAGCAACTAATCTGTTCCCACAACAGACACAAGGGATGAGTACAGGTgacgagagagagggagggctgGGAAGATTAACTAAGCACTGTTTTTTACCTCTCTAATCCACTGCCTTTTTGAATCTTGTGTAACTGATAGGTACAAATAGGCTTTACCCAGTATGTACTGACCTTAGTCATGGACATGCAACTGTTTATGTAAGCAGAATAGGTGGGGGACATCTTAAGGGAAGGGTCTGGGAAGGGTTTATATCCCCTATATGACTTTGTTTATCCcactgtaaataatcgctgtgaaatcagttatttactgtattattcacagttcatcactgtgtttgatttttaccgtaaagtgctgtataatttacaataaaaatcggtccatgtgacaaaattacagtagttaaaacattactgtggaaaatcacagtagttaaaacataactgtagaacaaaacacagcagacagtATGAATAGTAAAGAagactactgtatttttccatttttatcataattttgatcagaatcagtcctatacaaatgcagtttaaataattaacttaaagtcaagtttttcatacaaaacacagtatggacatcaattgtaaaacagtaaatgtattaagatattttatttagtgtatagagtaattacttgtaattactagttatttctataaaaagtaatgatgaaattattatcaaatcaacagcattgtttactgtgccatattgccatatacagtcccattaaaaatcacaatgtttaactgtttttattcttacagtaaacaaatcagtactctaaacacaactaaaaaatcagtgttaaattgtttttattgtacagtaaagaaaccagtactgtaaataaaaatacagtagttctactgtaaataataattacagtaagttacttgttaattgctgccaataagttactgtaaaaatcacagtaaatacTTTACTGTGCAGGTATGTTTGACCATTATagacattttattgttattattattattattattattattatattacattagtTAAGTCCTCATACATAAATAACAAGTTCATCTTAGTGTCTTCTTAGTGTCTATCAATCCGTATCCTAAAATAACTCATGTAGGTTTTCTGATATGCCGCTCCTACAGACACCCTGCAAtataaaatgctgaaaatacaGCCAATGCTGCTTCTGTGATAAGTAATTATCTTAAAGTGCTTTATTTTGCaaagttgagttaataaaagtaactaaactCATTCAGCTTTATGTATTGTGTGGTCCTACATTTCTGTATACTCCCCTTTTCCTAACGATAAAAATGACCCATCTTTGCTAAACTCTAAAGAAAACAACCTGTCCTTGATCACAAACTTTATCAGTATCTCGGTTTCCCTCTTCACTATTTTTGACAACATAGTCATATTCTGACTGTACAATAAGGAACTCTTAAGTACCATGGTTTAACCACTGCCTCCACACAGGGtgtacaaataacaacaatagaTAGGAATGaaataagacaaaacaaaaacatgaaggaCATAAATCAATCAACTGCAATTAACACAAATTCTGTGTGCATGGACTTTACACATGTATTTCTCATATGTGTAGTTcaaatttgtgttattgttcTTCTTTGGGGGAcagaattttaacttttttaaaaatggaagtGTCAGTCCTAATTTTAAATCTGCTCTAAGAGTAATTCAGAAAGTGTTTAGTGCTAAAACCAGAAAACTAAATCTGTGAAAATTAAAGAGGACTCTGAAGTCACAAAGAGCAAATCACAAACAAGCCTAAAATGGCAACCTGCCTTGTAATTGCAAACATTTTAGAAACAATTTTTATTACACTGAGCTTTTAAAATGGTTTTGCCCTAATCACGAGGGTATTATGATCATAGTAAAGTGTAAGATGCAAGTGTAGGATGCAATCACTTCACTAAGCAACAGAAACAACCAGATGTCACAGAAGTTCTCCTGCTTTAATAATGTCCCTTACATGCACATGTTGGGCTAGAAGTAAAAGCTGTTCATTTTGGATCTAACCCTAATATAACCACCTACTATCTGCCATGGTTATTGGTTGCCATAATCAGTCTGATCATGACGCTTCTTATATGGATGCCTGCTCATTGTTAACGAGCtaccacactgtaaacaatgtctgtagattttacggtgaaaactgctaaaccgtgacagtaaaagaccgtaaaatgataaatgagttaattcagttttagtaacaatgaaacactgtaaatgtataaatcagccaaaacagtattattttacatttaaaaaaaatacattactccactgtaaaatacactggcactgtgtttgtagaaaaaatatactgtaatatatatacacaagccatcatttttgcattcattttttgtaaaaatactttttctaactgttaaatgcaaacaccatatctctaacagaaatatactgtaatatataatggtaaaatctttaattcatgcagcatttatcaagtattttcttgtcatttatatggcagaacagcgtttcttttgatggaaaaactttttattttttacggtaaaatatggaataaaatggcaatcttaaacgtgaaatcaacagtgctaatatcattttaccctaatattacaaaaagttgcactgtatttattacggtaaagttctggcaaccacagctggcgtttttttaccataaaaacaacagttttttttttttacagtgcagacatGTAAGAACCTGACAGTTGTCTGCACATACCTGACTAGTCAGCAGCCATATACTACTATATTACTGTTCATTAGTCACAGACATTATTGTAAATGTGTATCTCTATCTCTTcgtctctctctcccccactCAAGCATCCCCCTCCCTTCTCACATTCTATCTGTTGTAATTTTACTAAGTTGATCGGttctgtacaaataaaaataaatctcaaataaatctctctctctctctctctctctctctctctctctctctttctctgtcgaAATATacactttttcttgtttttgttaggGTTGGTTTCGGAAAATCATGAGATGTAAAATTGATAAATGATCATTTAGGGGCTTCGTCTGCCGTTAAGACGCAGTGAGGTAATTTTTTGATAAGACAACACAACAGTGAAACCATACACCAAGATGCTACAGTTCACAGAACAAGATGCCTTTTAAGGGCTAaactttagttagttagtttagttagtttagcaCTTTCATATGTGAGTGACAGAGACATGTCTAAGTGTGTGCTGGCAAACATTTGGTCAAATCAAAATAATTCCAAACCTTTAAATTAACTCTGGAGGCTTTCCATTAACATGATGCATGAGGATCTCTTTGATTTTTGATTCACaagaaataatttaatagtGAATGTAATCTGTACTTCAGGAGTCTACGGCAACGTCAGAGCCAAGATGGGGCGGAAGGAGATCGTCTGCAGCTGGAAGAAAAGCACCAGCAACATCAAAGATGTGTTTGACTTCAAGGGGAAAATGGGATCGTAAGTATTGCTGTTAGAAGTAAAGACAGACAAGAGAAAGAAAGGGTGACTGCTCCGTatggaagaagaggaggacgagTCTGGCATACATATGTCAAGGCTCACTGACTTTAGTTATTTTCAGCTTGTacgttttttttagtaactagTTAAGACAATTTTAGACAAAGTTGCAACTTGGAAAAGAAGTTTAAAGATCTGTAATGAATGCCCATTATTGGTGAATAACAACAATGTTAGTTAGAGGTTAGTCGATTGACAGAAGAATAATTACCAATGATTTAGATAACTTTaacttttcatgaaaaaatggcagacAATGCTGTTCAGCTTCTGCAAAAAAGAGATGtccaacttttctttatttaaattttttttttttaaattaatatgttTGGGTTTTAGGCtgacaaaacaaacacttttctctattttctgacattaaagACCAAAGATTAATGGTTTGATAATTAacccattataaaaaaaaatgctggttGCAGCCCAACTTGGATGTTGAACAGATTTGCTGTAATTGTAATTTGATTGTAATTGAGTCAGGTGTGACAtcatttgtggtcatttgtggGCCAATGAGACCTACAACAGATAAGATTGTATTCCTAAGTCTGTCATGTTGACTGTCATGCTAGGGTGTGGTTGGGATGGTCAACTGTCTACATGTTGCACCAAACTGCTATTTGACAACGGTTTGTAAATCATAATGGCTTTATTTGTAATAGAAAGCTATTTAATGGAACCTATTTGAATCAGGACTCAAATGCAAGAGAAGAGAGAATTCCAGCACACTGTCCTTTATTTGCAACAAAGTTTTACTACGTACAATGTTTTGGTCCTTAGATCTTGAAGGTCATTGTAATGAAAGTTTGTGTCAAGTAATGGGATAGTGTGTGGAAATTCTCTCTTCTATTGCCTGTGGACATATTCCCTCCTGCACACCTTTCTTCAGTCATCTGAAGGTGTGCATTAGCCTTCAGAGTCAATCAGGACTCAAGTACCATTTGATGATAGTAATAACACAGACTTCAGACAGGAGGTATGCTTGGTACAGCAGTTTGTGGGAATGAATAGCTAGCTGCAGATTTTGTCTCAGTGCTTCTGTATAGTTGATTAAATACTATACTTAAATACTATAATCAATGATGGGACCCAAGTCTTTGGTGCAGCCACCAGCCTTATTTCAGCTAATGTTTTACAGTAACATTAAATCATTTGCACAAATTCATAGGGCTGTCACTGGACCAAGTGGGTGGTAGGGGAGACTTGTCAGTCTCCTAGTTACCAGGCTTAGATTGGCCTATGGGGTGAGGATAATCCCTTCCATCACCTTCTTTTATCAATGGAGCCTTTAACACTCAGGGGTGGGAGAGGCCATTTCAACCACCCTATTCAAAAAgtaaatattcataatttatttatttattaatattaactaTTATTTCTCATTggattatatacagtatactcatatatatatatactctagGTTGGCTTTATACCACTGATTAGTGCAATCACCTGTAACAAGTGGTTGTTAACTGTTAACTGTAGGGCTTGCTCAGAGCTGTCCAGCAGTCTCAAAGCTGCTTAAAGCCTTCTGCTGTCCTCGTCTGGCTGTGAATGAGTTAggcttttctttgtgtgtgtgtgtgtgtgtgtgtgtctgtgtgtgtgtgtgtgtgtgtgtgtgtgtgtgtgcgtgcgtgtgtgcgtgtgtttaaaGTTCATGGGCACTGACGTCAGAACAGCAGTGCGGGAACATCCTAGCACCACTTCATTATAGGATTAAGAGTCTGACTGACTATATTGGTGGATGAGTGTACTGAAGGTATATGGCGGGAGGTGGTGTAAGCAGGTGCAGGTGGCTGTTTGTGCAAACACGAGACAAAAACGTGTCTGAGTCAACAACTGTTTACCCTGCAAGTTAATTATTGACTTATTGACAATTGACAGTGTAGTAAATAAGCAgatttttgtgccatttttatcACCTCCATTGTTTTCAAGTCAAGTAAGGGCTAGggtttgttgtgtttctgttgcaaGTAGAAATAATCACAGGACAGTCAATACTCATAATATTCTAACCCTAATTCAGAAAACAGtgcagataaaaaatataataccaACAGGCCATATATACCATGTGTCTCCCTTTTAGGGTTTAAAGCATTTTAGGTAAGAGCTGCAGTCTGTCCAGAACAGATGCTTGACTCAGTGGCTGCCATGTGACTGTGAGAAGCTGCCATGCTGATACCAAGCCAACAGTGTCTTGGGCTCTCTGGGTTAGATGGTTTAGACAGATTTTTTACTGCAGTTTTTAACAGAGAGGAGCTTCACATGGTTCAAGTAATGTGGTTCTTTAATTGAAAGTTTGTATCAGACCTATGCTGTTCTACCtgtttaaaaacacactcaaagcaGCCAGTTAACGCACCTGCTCATTCAGGCCATTTACATGTACTGTACTGCCATTTTTGGTTataattgagttataactaaaaatgaaccccttgatgtctgttttatcttgtgacaaagttttatatttcaattttgctttaattcagagaaataattgtataaaaaacaaaaaaaaccatctaaaaaccaaagcagtaattgcactcaCCACattctgctttggatatatatactaatttaaacataaaaataacagaaattataagtttatttgaaagggaaattataatctagatagtgatgaagtaaaatagtgagataaaattatatgaggactaaaatataacattattatataatattaagtctaaaatacacaaatctttgaatagagttggtaaacacttttaaatacactgataacaaaatcaatttgaaaatgtttatttactgaaaacaaaatataaaagctgaaagaagacaacaacattgtagttactgcactctgtttgtgcattaatattagaaccttttacagcaaaaccagagtgcactcactacgtttttggggtcaaaggtcaaataaatcattatgctttttgagcattaaaattacatcatcaatacatgtagaaataagtgtcatatcacttatctacatataacccatttggctggccagttaaaacatgttaaaaaactcagttttaccttttgcgtagttactgcagtttttactgcagactttgtagggcagtatcgAAATGAGTCACAAACGCAGGCTGGAACATTGCACGTAgccaactagaaaatttcctctgtggaaattctgaaagggccacgggggctactgccggtgtgtgcacactatgatgagattcttcaaagatttcaaactatgccctttaacctaagcatttaagcatttttggcaaaaccataatacctatcattgatccgacttcactttgagcgtcctgagttcttcctgaccGTCTacatgtggggtttttttaaagaaaaatgaagaaaaagagctttgttagagcgatctaaaaaaactgtttcatctccctttttcagaaatcttcctgcgtttttaatatgggagccaatgaggctattggtgtgtgttggtggcgcatctgtgcgtcctacgcccaaactataactctgacagcttttccagaggattgtgagtgagaagacacattttcctacgtttaaaatatcaaaatgtgcactttgatcgggatcagtgtgctattccttttctctacagaatacgcgACATAAGTCGtgaaaaaatgcccaaaattttgcattgaaatgaatggtaCACCCGAAAaagaatgagtgaaaaagaacaataattggagatttttaaacgtctacttctccggcataatttcacctagagactccatttaaacttaaaacagTAGACACGAGTCTTGTGtgtcggtgtattaatccacatttcaggtaggtaatttagttttttatcaatccctgagattataatgggtgtgtattgcacggaatgttcgtgtcacagcgtgtgacatcatcgctagagtgtagagggagagaaaaaattgtcaaaaaataaatttgaaaactgcgctccaggccgcaaattccactctacagaaataatttatacatagaaacgtaggaaaatttgtcttctcactcacaatcctctggtaaagctttcacagttatagtttgggcgtatgACTGAAAACATAAATGTTTCTGTCTTTAAGAAAAGCAATATTACACCAGACACCAACTAGTGCTTTGAACTTGCTTTAATGTATGTATCTTTGTCCTTACTGTGTTTCTGCAGGGGGTCTTTTTCAGAGGTTTTCATGGTGAGAGAGAAGCAAACAGGAAAACTGTATGCCCTGaaatgtttgaagaaaaaatacctCACTCACAGCAATCTTGAAAATGAAATCAATGTACTGAGAAGgtaagaagacacacacacacacacacacacaaacacacacacacacacacacacacacacacacaccacacacatctttctatctttgtgaaggccctcattggaatagtgaattccctagccccttaccctaaccttcaccatagggctgggcgatatatcagtataaaaaaatatattgatatatgtgatTTGACCATATCACATTTATAGATATAGctacaaaaaagtatttttatatataaatgctgcccttacaagggtttgtcatatttagagCCTTTAaagaatgtcctcacttcacgaaaatgtcctcactatgtaggaagtacaagaacacacacacacacacacacacacacacacacacacacacacacacacacacacacacacacacaggtgattTCACACATGTGAACACACAGGTGCCTTATGATCAGCATCAGCAGTTTTCTGCTCCATATGAAGTCAACATTGTGTGTAGCACCATCTTACCTTGCCTATAAACAACCTGATCTGAGTAAGATGTTAACAGGGAGCTGTTCTTCATAAGTGGATATTACTGATATCCACATACGAAGAATGGGGCCCTCATCATAGGGTAACAGCCGGCATCTACAACACTGTAAACATGTAACTTTGTCCACTGAGGACAGAAGTGAAGCCTAAACCTGTTTCTGACTGATAAACAGTAAAGCAGCTCATGGTGCCTTCAGTCATTCTGGTCCTACTCTCTGGAATTCTTTACCACATGAACTCAGGTCTGTTACAACAGTGTCTTCCTTTAAAAGCagactaaaaacacacttttttctcaagCTTTTAGTTAGGTAAAGGGTAAAAGGCTATTTTAAAAgcagtattattgttgtttcttttaacaATGATAATACCACTACCTCTTACCCTACTCTACCCTCATTTTTTATGCTGTCTTAtatgtttttagatgtttttatgtatgtcacattattttatggttttatgtatattgtatatttctgtAATGTGTGATTTTTACTTTAAGCACATTGAGTTTAACCATGCCGTATGaaatgtgctgtataaataaatttgacttgacttgactgttTCAGGATACAGCATGAGAATGTGGTGGGACTGGAGGATTTCTATGAGAGTCGAACGCACTATTACCTGGTCATGCAACTGTAAGTGAACTCTTGAATTGCATTTTTCTCAAGTTATTACTCTGgcagaataaaatactgacaaTGGCTCTCATATTGAGTGTAATGAAATCTGACAACAAGAACAATATACTGGAAGTTGGCGTCTTTCATATTGGAATGCTTTTTAGAAGTTGTTTTCCTCTTGAATTAATCAGCAAGTTTATTCAAGTCATGTCTGACATTAAGTTaagtcatgttaaaaaaaataatgacaaaaaaatacactgaaacaaTCACATGCAGTATTACATATTGTGCCTCAGTTTGAAAGTTTCAAAAACAGTTTCCCACTTTCATTTTCCCCGCAGCATTTAAACATATTATTCCCCACAGTAATACACATTCCTtatcagattgttttttatatgaagTTCACAGTGAGTAAATATTTTTGTGGCTGTACAATTTTAATCGTAAGAGTTATTCTAAGCGTTTGTGCATCATTTTACACACGATTCATCCTGACcaattactaaaaacagtatGTATATTTGGGAATTGTGGGATTTCTAAAATTTAAAACATAGTTCTGAGGTTTTTCAAGCTATCAACAGAAGTTTTTGGTCATACAGAAGTATTTGTCCAGGTGGCCAGTCAGAGGGCTTAAAGAAGACAACAAGGTCCCTcgaagaaatagaaacactgacaatattttgtgtgtgcaggGTGTCAGGTGGGGAGCTGTTTGATCGCATTTTAGAAAAGGGGGTTTTTACCGAGAGGGATGCCAGCACAGTGATCAGACAGGTTCTGCACGCTGTCAGCTACCTGCATGAAAACAGCATTGTACACAGGGACCTCAAGGTAAGACACACACGTGTGcccacatgcatgcacacacacacatacacttgcaaacacacacaatataattTCATCCAGAAGAAATACAATTAAAAGCTATGATtaccaaattaccaaaacacatgcaaaataaTTCCAACTGTATGCTTTAATTACAGTACACTTTACATTAACATACACACTAAACAATCctattttaaaatacatatagatatattctctctttttttcaccataccctgtctctgtctctctctgtctctgtgcagcCTGAGAATCTACTGTATGATAATACAGATGAGAATGCCAAGATCATGGTCAGTGACTTTGGTCTGTCTAAGACGCTGGAGCATGGTGTGATGTCTACAGCCTGTGGTACACCAGGATATGCTGGTGAGTTACTGGGGAGAggcatacacatacacacaatgcTCCCCTGCTATCTATAACATAAcatctatactgccctacaaagtctaactgcagtaactacgcaaaacataaaactgagaaaaactgcttcaaagttttttttaaacgttttttaactggccagccaaatgtgttatatgtagggaagtgatatgacacttatttctatatgcattgatgatgtcatttttatgctcaaaaatcatgatgatttatttgaactttgaccccaaaaatgtagttactgcactctggttttgctgttaaaggatctaatagtaatgatagtGCAGTagctacaatgttgttgtcttctttcagcttttatattttgttttcagtgaataaacattttcaaattgattttgttagaagtgtatttaagtgtttaacaactctattcaaagattagcgtattttagacttaatattataaagaatcGTTatagtatgtatatatgtatatatatatatatatatatatatatatatatatatatatatatatatatatatatgttttagtcttaatataatttcatctcacttttttacttcatcactatctagataataatttccctttcaattaaacttataatttctattatttttatgtttcaattagtatatatatccaaagtaGACCGTGGTAAGTACAAtctctgctttggttttgattttgattttgtgttttttatatcattatttctctgaaataaagcaaaattgaaatctaaaactttgtcacaagataaaacagacgtcaaggagttcatttttgcttataactcaattttgaccaaaaatgtagttactgcagttagactttgcagGGCAGTATAAGTGACATACATATTAGAGAACATCAATGGTAAAAGTAATATATAGtaaaattttttaaatgaattatgcTGTGTTAGCTGCATCTATTGTGTGTGTCATTCTACAGCCCCTGAAGTTTTGGCCCAGAAACCCTACAGCAAAGCAGTGGACTGCTGGTCTATTGGTGTTATTACCTACATCCTGTGAGTAAATCTTTGGTTCTTTAACAGTTACATAGCACCTTACCTGACTGTTAATAAGTTTGCATTACAGACAAGAGAACTGAGATGATCTATTAGTGCTGGAGCTATTCTCCACCATAAGCTTACATTTAAAAGATTACTTTCAATAATAACTTGAATGTCAGAATCCAGAGGTTATGCAAAAATACTTTTGTTGTGAAGTCATAATTTTCCATTAGTTTGATGCAAGTAGAGTTATACGGTATAGAAAACAGATTAAACATGTAGATGTAAGTAAACTAAAAAGGTGGATGTTGTTTCTGTGTTGCAGGCTCTGCGGTTACCCTCCATTCTTTGAAGATAACGAGACTCGTCTGTATTCAAAGATCATGAGAGCTGAGTACGCCTTTCATTCACCTTTCTGGGACAACATCTCTGAGTCAGGTAGGAAAActgcagaaaattaaaaaatgttttaaacatctTATACTGCTGCACTTTCTctctaggattttttttcctttttatgcaAATGAATGTGAGCTAGTCTCGGAACTGAGCAAGAATTGAAGTGGCTATAATgaatattttcataaaaaca
Coding sequences within:
- the LOC131968304 gene encoding calcium/calmodulin-dependent protein kinase type 1D-like, giving the protein MVREKQTGKLYALKCLKKKYLTHSNLENEINVLRRIQHENVVGLEDFYESRTHYYLVMQLVSGGELFDRILEKGVFTERDASTVIRQVLHAVSYLHENSIVHRDLKPENLLYDNTDENAKIMVSDFGLSKTLEHGVMSTACGTPGYAAPEVLAQKPYSKAVDCWSIGVITYILLCGYPPFFEDNETRLYSKIMRAEYAFHSPFWDNISESAKDFIRNMMEKNPTKRFLTEQALRHPWIAENTAKDVDIYQSVCEQMERNFAKSKWKQAFNAASVVNHMTKLHLSHNEPAPSHLCTPNIVVQASSHNDTEMQELCHDEADALDPNGNPVHETNHLSCTDPELSRGLCPPLRACHSEVNNLHPEVDAPFRQSKSMDAVTKDHSFQSGVCSVM